A window of Planktothrix sp. FACHB-1365 contains these coding sequences:
- the egtD gene encoding L-histidine N(alpha)-methyltransferase, with protein sequence MPISNSSLVSSEEYIRVNPRLTIETFREKCPVTAGEDVIKGLTQTPKTLPPKYFYDDQGSLLFEKICELPEYYLTRTETKILQDYASEIAHLTGPCEVVELGSGSSTKTRILLDAYQELGHPLHYLPIDISGGILEQSAYSLLEDYPTLHIHGIVSTYETALKHLNSSPLPSRMIGFIGSTLGNLKPEECHVFFAHVVESLQPGDYFLLGVDLHKSKSILEPAYDDSQGVTAAFNLNMLRHLNRLFEGNFKIEQFEHLAFYNDTKHQIEMHLKSLRSQIVELKTLNLTIEFAEGETIHTEISRKFQFEQIQEELQTLGLVTLKHWTDENQYLGLILCQLQ encoded by the coding sequence ATGCCAATTTCAAATTCTTCCCTTGTATCATCAGAGGAGTACATCCGGGTTAACCCTCGCTTAACAATTGAAACTTTTCGGGAAAAATGCCCGGTTACGGCTGGAGAGGACGTGATCAAAGGGCTAACTCAAACCCCGAAAACCTTACCGCCTAAATATTTTTATGATGATCAGGGATCATTATTGTTTGAGAAAATTTGTGAGTTACCTGAATATTATTTAACGCGAACAGAAACTAAAATTTTACAAGATTATGCCTCGGAAATTGCCCATTTAACAGGCCCTTGTGAAGTTGTAGAATTAGGAAGTGGGAGTTCTACAAAAACTCGGATTCTATTAGACGCTTATCAAGAGTTAGGTCATCCTCTACATTATTTACCCATTGATATTAGTGGGGGAATTTTAGAACAAAGTGCCTATTCTCTCCTGGAAGATTATCCCACGCTGCATATTCATGGGATTGTTAGTACCTATGAAACAGCCTTAAAACATCTCAATTCTTCTCCTTTACCATCACGAATGATCGGTTTTATTGGAAGTACATTAGGCAATTTAAAACCCGAAGAATGCCATGTTTTTTTTGCCCATGTTGTTGAATCGTTGCAGCCCGGAGATTATTTTTTATTAGGGGTAGATTTACATAAATCTAAGTCGATTTTAGAACCTGCTTATGATGATAGTCAAGGCGTGACGGCTGCTTTTAACTTAAATATGTTGCGACATTTAAACCGTTTGTTTGAAGGAAATTTTAAGATTGAGCAATTTGAACATTTAGCCTTTTACAATGACACGAAGCATCAAATTGAAATGCACTTAAAAAGTTTGCGATCGCAAATCGTTGAACTTAAAACCCTAAATTTAACGATTGAATTTGCCGAAGGCGAAACGATTCATACTGAAATTTCTCGTAAGTTTCAATTTGAACAAATTCAAGAGGAATTACAAACCCTAGGATTAGTTACATTAAAGCATTGGACAGATGAAAATCAATATTTGGGTTTAATCTTGTGTCAATTGCAATAG
- a CDS encoding LCP family protein: MTSPFPYRQKPKILQLIFFSFIVLLLASISAILGAMTALLAPEKFDFNEPELNILDGLWRHRFKYNLSRSVNILVLGIDGNHNQDSASPDVFKGRSDTVLVVGFEPQDKSVSLLSIPRDTQVEIPGYGTGKINEANYWGGAQLAQQVIENTLNKIEVNRYVRVSSGAFRELVDFLGGVEVYIPQPMSYQDKTQQLKIDLAPGWQTINGEQADQFVRFRGDGYGDLGRVQRQQALMEAILVRLKDPTVLPRVPEIIRIMQKYIDTNLSFEEILTLVNFGLNLDPQNFKMVMLPGRSSFQEDSNSSYWFLDEQGRDRVMYQYFRLDSTGYTLKSSYEPSAYESLSKDLKIAIQNASGHPIGSEKMLNFLSNQGFNQVYLAPIESTPQLQTQIIVQGGDLGAAKLMQKALGLGEIKASATGELGSDLTIRVGEDWIKNK, translated from the coding sequence ATGACTTCTCCGTTCCCTTACCGTCAAAAACCTAAAATTCTCCAATTAATATTTTTTAGTTTTATTGTCTTATTGCTGGCTAGTATTTCAGCTATTTTAGGAGCAATGACAGCTTTACTTGCTCCTGAAAAATTTGATTTTAATGAACCCGAATTAAATATTTTAGATGGGCTATGGCGACATCGGTTTAAATATAATTTATCTCGTTCGGTTAATATTTTGGTGTTGGGAATTGATGGTAATCATAATCAAGATTCAGCGTCCCCTGATGTTTTTAAAGGTCGCAGTGATACGGTGTTAGTAGTGGGTTTTGAACCCCAAGATAAATCCGTGAGTTTATTATCTATTCCCCGTGATACTCAAGTTGAAATTCCGGGTTATGGAACTGGAAAAATTAATGAGGCGAATTATTGGGGGGGTGCTCAATTAGCACAACAGGTAATTGAAAATACTTTAAATAAAATTGAAGTTAACCGTTATGTTCGTGTAAGTAGTGGTGCATTTCGAGAATTAGTGGATTTTTTAGGAGGAGTAGAAGTTTATATTCCTCAACCGATGTCCTATCAAGATAAAACTCAGCAATTAAAAATTGATTTAGCACCGGGTTGGCAAACCATTAATGGAGAACAAGCGGATCAATTTGTGCGCTTTCGGGGTGATGGTTATGGAGATTTAGGCCGTGTTCAGCGTCAACAAGCGTTAATGGAAGCGATTTTAGTTCGACTCAAAGATCCGACAGTTTTACCGCGTGTTCCTGAAATTATTCGGATTATGCAAAAATATATTGATACTAATTTGAGTTTTGAAGAAATTTTAACCTTAGTTAATTTTGGTTTGAATCTTGACCCCCAGAATTTTAAAATGGTGATGTTACCCGGTCGTTCTAGTTTCCAGGAAGATTCTAATAGTAGTTATTGGTTCCTGGATGAACAGGGACGGGATCGAGTGATGTATCAATATTTCCGTTTAGATTCAACAGGATACACCTTAAAAAGTTCCTATGAACCGTCTGCTTATGAAAGTTTATCCAAAGATTTAAAAATTGCGATTCAAAATGCCTCTGGTCATCCGATTGGGTCTGAAAAAATGCTTAACTTTTTATCCAATCAAGGATTTAATCAAGTTTATTTAGCCCCAATAGAATCAACTCCACAATTGCAAACCCAAATTATTGTTCAAGGCGGAGATTTAGGGGCGGCAAAATTGATGCAAAAAGCCCTTGGCTTAGGGGAAATTAAAGCCTCTGCCACAGGAGAATTGGGTTCAGATTTAACCATTCGAGTCGGCGAAGATTGGATCAAAAACAAGTGA
- a CDS encoding HEAT repeat domain-containing protein, whose amino-acid sequence MSQPLNLENISNQLESANLRDRLLALVSLREIPPEDAVPLIKKVLNDPSLQVRSMAVFALGIKPTAECYPLLVNLLETDPDYGVRADAAGALGYLEDIRAFEPLVRAFYEDTDWLVRFSAAVSLGNLKDIRARDVLLAALNSNEVILHQAAIATIGEIKDVESVEHILRFAQAEDWLVRQRLAEALGHLMTPKSLSALNYLVKDSHPQVAEAAKISLERLQEAGLKS is encoded by the coding sequence ATGAGTCAACCGTTGAACTTAGAAAATATTTCAAATCAGTTAGAGAGTGCCAACTTACGCGATCGCTTATTGGCGTTAGTTTCTTTGCGGGAAATTCCCCCAGAAGATGCTGTTCCTTTAATTAAAAAAGTTCTCAATGATCCCAGTTTACAAGTGCGGTCAATGGCGGTTTTTGCCCTAGGAATTAAACCCACAGCAGAATGCTATCCCCTGTTGGTGAATCTATTAGAAACTGATCCTGATTATGGAGTCAGGGCTGATGCAGCAGGGGCTTTGGGTTATTTAGAAGATATTCGAGCATTTGAACCTTTAGTTAGAGCTTTTTATGAAGATACAGATTGGCTGGTTCGATTTAGTGCAGCAGTTTCTTTAGGCAACCTAAAAGATATTCGCGCCCGTGATGTTTTATTAGCTGCATTAAACAGTAATGAAGTGATTTTACATCAAGCTGCGATCGCGACGATCGGAGAAATTAAAGATGTTGAATCTGTTGAGCATATTCTTCGCTTTGCTCAAGCTGAAGATTGGTTAGTTCGGCAACGATTAGCTGAAGCATTAGGTCATTTGATGACGCCCAAAAGTCTTTCGGCGTTGAACTATTTAGTCAAAGATAGTCATCCTCAAGTGGCTGAAGCTGCTAAAATTTCCCTAGAACGCTTACAAGAAGCCGGATTAAAATCTTAA
- a CDS encoding methyltransferase domain-containing protein, translating to MILSVNEPNFWEEHYQQGTPGWDLGEPAPPFVDFLQSSHTLPPGKTAVLGCGRGYEALLFASYGFDVVGIDFATSAIEEALNWQQKLIAQPSLLKGSGQDLPTSAIFLQRDIFELSEEFSGQFDYVVEHTCFCAISPEKRGNYVQLVESILKPKGQLLGLFFTHSRPGGPPFGITPGEIQAYFQDKFHILDLHPVTNSTSKRQGEEHWGQFRVKKK from the coding sequence ATGATTTTATCAGTTAATGAACCCAATTTTTGGGAAGAACACTATCAACAGGGAACCCCAGGATGGGACTTAGGAGAACCAGCACCCCCCTTTGTTGATTTTTTGCAATCTTCTCACACCCTACCACCGGGAAAAACTGCGGTTTTAGGCTGTGGAAGGGGTTATGAGGCGCTGTTGTTTGCCAGTTATGGATTTGATGTTGTTGGGATTGATTTCGCGACTTCTGCAATTGAAGAAGCCTTAAACTGGCAACAGAAGTTGATAGCTCAACCGTCTCTTTTAAAAGGTTCAGGACAAGATTTACCCACCTCAGCAATATTCTTACAACGGGATATTTTTGAATTATCGGAAGAGTTTTCAGGACAATTTGATTATGTCGTTGAACATACTTGTTTTTGTGCCATTTCCCCAGAAAAACGCGGGAATTATGTCCAGTTAGTTGAGTCTATTCTGAAACCCAAGGGGCAATTGTTGGGGTTGTTTTTTACCCATTCCCGTCCTGGAGGGCCACCGTTTGGGATTACACCTGGGGAAATTCAAGCATATTTTCAAGATAAATTTCATATTCTTGATCTTCATCCGGTGACAAACTCAACCTCTAAGCGTCAAGGTGAAGAACATTGGGGACAGTTTAGGGTCAAAAAAAAATAA
- a CDS encoding CBS domain-containing protein, whose amino-acid sequence MEFYQSVRYSSALEQAIDRNPFIVTPETSLADVIKVLGLSQNHCLLNPSHSSVEDSRANCVFVIHQDPEEFVHVLLDEHPQPSSLLGIVTERDIVQLIAAGILDNLKEAPLHKIRVAEIMSPVTVSLTESDDQDIFTALSLFRQHQILHLPVLDSRGQLVGVISPERIRRVLQPSNILRLRRVGDEMLTQVVTAPVTTSVLSLAQMMAAHQASCVVIFQTGTRKKLTPVGLVTEQDIVEAQFLELDLTLTPATTVMGTLSFSLKPNDSLWLAHQEMQKQQVQRLVVCGDEGELLGIITQVSLLRMLDPTEMYRVVKQLQQSVNQLQTEKLELLKSRNAELEKQVQERTSKIHEQLQRERLLAKISMRIHQSLNLDEILNATVAEVRQFLQADRVFIYHIESDQTGKLVAESVAIGCKSLANDQLFKESVQCYLTVFEQDNIYAVSDIQKSSLSPEEINQLNQQEVTAYLVVPILQDGQLWGIITAHQCSGSRHWQPSETLLLQQLATQLAIAIQQAQLYQQVQALNTDLERQVQDRTAELQQKVQELQQLNILKDDFLSTVSHELRTPLANMKMAIHMLKIAPNSERGQKYLEILESECLRETNLINDLLDLQRLESSSTPIALESLDLLEWLPNIINPFYSRTQERQQVLTVSYYPHLQPIRTNANSLERILAELLNNACKYSPNGGEIFLGIHYRSLSNWLELISTPKTKRKGKKQENSLLSPSISDSLQIVIRNPAEIPAKELPRIFEKFYRVPNADPWKQGGTGLGLALVQKLVEQLGGTIQVESDPNLTTFTIEFPY is encoded by the coding sequence ATGGAATTTTATCAGTCTGTGCGGTATTCATCAGCTTTAGAACAAGCCATTGATCGAAATCCATTTATCGTTACCCCCGAAACTTCTTTAGCCGATGTGATCAAGGTATTGGGGCTCTCTCAAAATCATTGTCTGTTAAACCCTAGCCATTCTTCAGTAGAAGATTCTAGGGCAAATTGTGTGTTCGTGATTCATCAAGATCCAGAAGAATTTGTTCATGTTCTTCTCGATGAACACCCTCAACCTTCCTCTCTTTTAGGCATTGTAACGGAACGAGATATTGTTCAGTTAATTGCGGCGGGAATTTTAGATAATTTAAAGGAAGCACCGCTTCATAAAATTCGGGTCGCTGAAATTATGTCTCCGGTTACGGTTAGTTTAACTGAATCCGATGATCAAGATATTTTTACCGCTTTATCCTTATTTCGACAACATCAAATTCTCCATTTACCCGTTTTAGATAGTCGAGGGCAGTTAGTGGGAGTGATTTCCCCAGAACGAATTCGTCGGGTTTTACAACCGTCTAATATTTTAAGATTGCGACGAGTTGGAGATGAAATGTTAACCCAAGTTGTGACGGCTCCGGTAACAACATCCGTATTAAGTTTAGCTCAAATGATGGCGGCACATCAAGCCAGTTGTGTTGTGATTTTTCAAACGGGAACTCGAAAAAAATTAACCCCCGTTGGATTAGTTACAGAACAGGATATTGTGGAGGCACAATTTTTAGAATTAGATTTAACCTTAACACCCGCAACAACGGTAATGGGAACTTTATCCTTTTCTTTAAAACCCAATGATTCTTTATGGCTGGCCCATCAAGAAATGCAAAAGCAACAGGTACAACGGTTAGTCGTTTGTGGAGATGAAGGAGAATTATTAGGAATTATTACACAAGTTAGTTTATTAAGAATGCTTGACCCGACGGAAATGTATCGGGTGGTTAAACAATTGCAGCAATCCGTTAATCAACTGCAAACGGAAAAATTAGAACTGTTAAAAAGTCGCAATGCGGAACTGGAAAAACAAGTTCAAGAACGCACCTCTAAAATTCATGAACAGTTACAACGGGAACGACTGTTAGCCAAAATTTCCATGAGAATTCATCAATCCTTAAATTTAGATGAAATTCTCAATGCAACAGTGGCGGAAGTTCGACAATTTTTACAAGCTGATCGGGTGTTTATTTATCATATTGAATCCGACCAAACCGGAAAATTAGTGGCTGAATCCGTTGCTATTGGATGTAAATCCCTGGCTAATGATCAGCTTTTTAAAGAATCAGTTCAATGTTACTTAACGGTATTTGAACAGGATAATATTTATGCGGTTTCTGATATTCAAAAATCTTCCTTAAGTCCTGAAGAAATTAATCAATTAAATCAACAGGAAGTGACGGCTTATCTCGTGGTTCCCATTTTGCAAGATGGGCAATTGTGGGGAATTATTACCGCCCATCAGTGTTCAGGTTCTCGCCATTGGCAACCTTCAGAAACCCTATTATTACAACAGCTTGCCACTCAATTAGCGATCGCCATTCAACAAGCTCAATTATATCAACAAGTTCAAGCGTTAAATACTGATTTAGAACGTCAAGTTCAAGATCGAACGGCTGAACTCCAACAAAAAGTTCAAGAATTGCAACAGTTAAATATTCTCAAAGATGATTTTTTGAGTACCGTTTCCCATGAACTGCGGACTCCTTTAGCGAATATGAAAATGGCAATTCATATGTTAAAAATTGCCCCCAATTCTGAGCGCGGTCAAAAGTATTTAGAGATCCTAGAATCCGAATGTCTGCGAGAAACCAATTTAATTAATGATTTATTGGATTTACAACGGTTGGAATCCTCCTCTACCCCCATTGCTCTCGAAAGTTTAGATTTATTGGAATGGTTGCCCAATATTATAAATCCTTTTTATTCCCGTACTCAGGAACGCCAGCAGGTGCTAACTGTATCCTATTATCCCCATTTACAACCCATTAGAACAAACGCCAATAGTTTAGAGCGGATTTTGGCAGAACTGTTAAATAATGCCTGTAAATATAGTCCAAATGGGGGAGAAATTTTTCTAGGAATTCATTATCGTTCTTTATCAAATTGGTTGGAATTAATATCAACCCCTAAAACCAAACGCAAAGGTAAAAAACAAGAGAATTCTCTCCTTTCTCCCTCAATTTCCGACTCCTTACAAATTGTCATTCGTAACCCAGCAGAAATTCCGGCTAAAGAACTCCCCCGGATTTTTGAGAAATTTTATCGGGTTCCCAATGCAGACCCCTGGAAGCAAGGAGGAACCGGGCTAGGATTAGCATTAGTCCAAAAATTAGTTGAACAATTAGGCGGAACAATTCAAGTTGAAAGTGACCCAAATTTAACAACTTTTACCATTGAGTTTCCCTATTAA
- a CDS encoding class I SAM-dependent methyltransferase has translation MTQKQWYESLFENYGQKYDSENFTQGTMGECDFIEKELGFNKSLKILDVGCGTGRHTIELTKRGYSVTGIDLSESQLKRARDKAKIENLIIDFQQQDARNLPFNHEFDAAIMLCEGGFALMETDEMNFEILKNVTRSLKTNAKLIFTTLNGLFPLYHSVEQFYESTTEAGNATCKSNSFDLMTFREHNITEFEDDLGNKKSLVCNERCYVPSEITWLLKSLGYSSIDIYGAKLGAFSRNDKLTTVDFEMLVIAEK, from the coding sequence ATGACTCAAAAACAATGGTACGAATCCCTGTTCGAGAATTACGGACAAAAATATGATTCTGAGAATTTTACCCAAGGGACAATGGGTGAATGTGATTTCATAGAAAAAGAATTAGGATTTAATAAATCCTTAAAAATATTAGATGTGGGCTGCGGTACAGGAAGACATACAATTGAACTGACAAAGCGGGGATATTCTGTTACGGGAATTGATTTATCCGAATCTCAGCTTAAAAGGGCAAGGGATAAAGCAAAAATTGAAAATTTGATCATTGATTTTCAGCAGCAGGATGCTAGAAATTTGCCATTCAATCATGAATTTGATGCCGCGATCATGCTTTGCGAGGGAGGATTTGCCCTCATGGAAACTGATGAAATGAACTTTGAAATCCTAAAAAATGTCACCCGCTCGTTAAAGACGAATGCTAAACTTATATTCACAACTTTAAATGGACTGTTCCCCTTATATCATTCGGTTGAGCAATTCTATGAATCAACAACAGAAGCCGGAAATGCTACCTGCAAAAGCAATAGTTTTGACTTGATGACATTTCGGGAGCATAACATAACCGAATTTGAAGATGACCTGGGAAACAAGAAATCTCTTGTCTGTAATGAAAGGTGTTATGTGCCGAGCGAAATTACCTGGCTACTTAAATCTCTCGGTTACAGCAGCATAGATATTTATGGGGCTAAGTTGGGAGCATTTTCCAGAAATGACAAATTAACAACGGTCGATTTTGAGATGCTTGTTATTGCTGAAAAATGA
- the ftnA gene encoding non-heme ferritin produces the protein MLSQAMIDRLNEQINLEMFSSHLYLQMSSWCAYKALDGCATFLSQHADEEMLHQRRLISYLQETGALVILQGMEAPPTEYNSLKEMFEKIYSHEQFITGKINNLVHLANTEPDYSTLQFLQWYVAEQHEEEFLFKSILDKIKLIGVEGQGLFFIDREISTIAATRAAKNNTNATTFATV, from the coding sequence ATGCTGTCACAAGCAATGATCGATCGGTTGAATGAACAAATTAACCTGGAAATGTTTTCCTCCCATCTTTATTTGCAAATGAGTTCTTGGTGTGCTTATAAAGCCTTAGATGGTTGTGCGACATTTCTCAGCCAACACGCCGATGAAGAAATGTTGCATCAGCGCCGTTTAATTAGCTACCTACAGGAAACAGGTGCATTAGTTATTTTGCAGGGTATGGAAGCACCTCCCACCGAATATAATTCTCTGAAAGAGATGTTTGAAAAAATCTATTCTCACGAACAATTTATCACGGGTAAGATTAATAATCTAGTGCATTTAGCCAATACAGAACCCGATTATTCAACCCTGCAATTTTTACAATGGTATGTAGCCGAACAGCATGAAGAAGAATTTTTGTTTAAGAGTATTCTTGACAAGATTAAGTTGATTGGTGTAGAAGGTCAAGGGTTATTTTTCATTGATCGTGAAATTAGCACCATTGCGGCAACGAGGGCAGCAAAAAACAACACTAATGCCACAACCTTTGCTACTGTTTGA
- a CDS encoding 6-carboxytetrahydropterin synthase gives MPKWKLTTEFTFDSAHYIKDYDGPCGRMHGHTYRVQVEATSDKLHPSERCPHPVMVADFKSLRWAKQDVTKGGLDHGVLNEIFPPEYETTAEMIAKYIYDFTKKRINEGIKLKVRVSETPNSWVEYEDDESEI, from the coding sequence ATGCCGAAATGGAAATTAACCACAGAATTTACCTTTGATAGCGCCCATTATATTAAAGATTATGATGGGCCTTGTGGACGAATGCACGGTCATACCTATCGCGTGCAAGTGGAAGCAACATCTGACAAATTACATCCCTCAGAACGTTGTCCTCATCCCGTGATGGTTGCTGATTTTAAAAGTTTACGATGGGCAAAACAAGATGTTACAAAAGGAGGCTTAGATCATGGGGTATTAAATGAAATTTTTCCCCCGGAATATGAAACAACTGCCGAAATGATTGCCAAATACATTTATGATTTTACCAAAAAAAGAATCAATGAAGGCATCAAGTTAAAAGTTAGGGTTTCAGAAACCCCTAATTCTTGGGTCGAGTATGAAGATGATGAATCAGAGATTTAG
- a CDS encoding HAD family hydrolase, giving the protein MNYLALATDFDGTLATDGMVEESTLKALERWQQSGRQLILITGRQLDNLIAHIPVINVFDWVIAENGAVLYQPTTQVEKLLAERPSEAFITLLRDRIDQKQQSLKNQAIPEEFSKIAQAQTLEVLGVGRVIIATWEPYLDITQKTIQELGVNVQIICNKGAVMVLPEGINKAFGLNALSQLINLPLQQIVGVGDAENDCDFLEQCGYSVAVANALPKVKEKVNWVTQNSRGAGVIELINHLL; this is encoded by the coding sequence ATGAACTATTTAGCTTTAGCAACGGATTTTGATGGAACCTTAGCGACAGATGGAATGGTGGAGGAATCTACTTTAAAAGCTTTAGAACGGTGGCAACAGTCAGGGCGGCAGTTAATTCTGATTACGGGCAGACAACTGGATAATTTAATTGCTCATATTCCGGTTATTAATGTGTTTGATTGGGTGATTGCAGAAAATGGAGCCGTATTATATCAACCCACTACCCAGGTCGAAAAATTATTAGCAGAGCGCCCCTCTGAAGCCTTTATAACCTTATTACGCGATCGCATTGATCAAAAACAACAATCTTTAAAAAATCAGGCGATTCCAGAGGAATTTTCTAAGATTGCTCAAGCTCAAACTTTAGAGGTTTTGGGAGTGGGTCGAGTGATTATTGCTACTTGGGAACCCTATTTAGACATTACCCAGAAAACGATTCAAGAGTTAGGCGTTAATGTTCAAATTATTTGCAATAAAGGTGCAGTTATGGTATTACCCGAAGGCATTAATAAAGCCTTTGGATTAAACGCTCTTTCCCAATTAATCAACCTGCCTCTACAACAAATTGTTGGTGTTGGGGATGCAGAAAACGATTGTGATTTTTTAGAACAATGTGGTTATTCCGTCGCCGTTGCCAACGCCTTACCCAAAGTCAAAGAAAAAGTTAATTGGGTCACACAAAATAGTCGAGGAGCAGGAGTTATAGAATTAATAAATCACCTTCTATAG